From one Mycobacterium colombiense CECT 3035 genomic stretch:
- a CDS encoding RND family transporter has translation MHDRMGSLARLTTRYAALIVGLWVLAAGVTNLAVPQLERVVDSHARSFMPPGAPSAVAAARAAELFNQTPSNNFVYVVLERDPRLAPQDRRFYDALTTALGSDQRHVYAVTDLWSQPATAAGAQSSDGKAVSVMVRLAGMLGTAQARDSVNAVRGTVHKLSPPAGLQVHVTGPGATIVDEFSAIDRQMLGITAATIGLILLLLLLVYRSPVAAAIPLISVGLALALARAVVAALGQANVVEVSLFSVALMAAMTLGAGTDYAIFLVGRYHEGRRRGVEPAQALTQAYRSIAPVVIGSALTVSVALACLVFAKVGSFRSAGLPCAIGILATMVAALTLTPALMKLAIRRGYLEPRPSTTARRWRRVGTTVARWPGPVLITALALTLLVALPLLSMRVGFNEPAATPSSTDSNRGYASADRHFAANALLPDVVAVQADHDLRNPAGLIAIERITRHIMAVPGVRAVQSASRPDGKVPEQATLSYQAGVLGRQFGDTMDSLTQRLKRVSELDGALAQTQLAVDGLGDGLRGGSTGLADVSGAAQDMRAGMDGLQRNVTTVSGYLDPLRDFVGRTPDCATNPICSTVDRVLVPVDSLVQTSALLGSGTAKLTAGSSTAATAMATLPHSVSSMKDALGRARSATRDLLSLSDTLGPQMHQLTDYLNEIATQFQGSAAADFYMPQRALTDPRYTTALRHLISENGRAAYLLVYGDGSEWGADGARRADQVRAAIKEATKEGTLTPTEVDLAGVGPVTADLQRFVAEDTELLVGAALVLIFLIVTAMLRSPVAGLVVVGTVVTSYASAVGASVLIWQHLLHHDLHWAVAPIAFIALIAVGADYNLLLALRIKQEAVAGLKTGIIRAFGATGGVVTVAGVIFGLTMLALLSSSVLSIAQIGTTIAVGLLLDTLVVRAFVVPSIVALLGRWFWWPNPLPRRVVTPALKTAEPQLVTAAAV, from the coding sequence TTGCATGACCGGATGGGCAGCCTCGCGCGCCTGACCACCCGGTACGCGGCTCTCATCGTCGGCCTCTGGGTGCTGGCGGCGGGCGTCACGAATCTGGCTGTGCCGCAACTGGAGCGCGTCGTCGACTCCCACGCCCGGTCCTTCATGCCCCCGGGCGCGCCCAGCGCCGTGGCCGCGGCACGGGCCGCCGAGCTGTTCAACCAGACGCCCAGCAACAACTTCGTCTACGTTGTGCTGGAACGTGATCCGCGGCTGGCGCCGCAGGACCGCCGGTTCTACGACGCGCTGACGACAGCGCTCGGTTCGGATCAGCGGCACGTGTACGCGGTGACCGACCTGTGGTCACAGCCGGCCACCGCCGCCGGTGCGCAGAGTTCGGACGGCAAGGCGGTCAGCGTGATGGTGCGGCTGGCCGGCATGCTCGGCACCGCGCAGGCGCGCGACTCGGTGAACGCCGTGCGCGGCACCGTCCACAAACTCTCACCCCCGGCGGGCCTGCAAGTCCATGTCACGGGCCCGGGCGCCACGATCGTCGACGAATTCTCCGCGATCGACCGCCAGATGCTCGGCATCACCGCCGCCACCATCGGCCTCATCCTGCTGCTGTTGCTGCTCGTCTATCGATCGCCGGTCGCGGCGGCGATCCCGCTGATCTCGGTCGGACTCGCGCTGGCCCTGGCCCGCGCCGTCGTCGCCGCCCTGGGCCAGGCCAATGTCGTTGAGGTGTCGTTGTTTTCGGTGGCCCTCATGGCGGCCATGACTCTCGGGGCCGGCACCGACTACGCGATCTTCCTGGTGGGCCGCTACCACGAGGGCCGGCGCCGCGGCGTCGAGCCGGCCCAGGCGCTGACGCAGGCCTACCGTTCCATCGCGCCGGTGGTGATCGGATCGGCGCTGACGGTATCGGTGGCGCTGGCGTGCCTGGTGTTCGCGAAGGTGGGCTCGTTCCGCAGCGCCGGGTTGCCCTGCGCCATCGGGATTCTCGCGACCATGGTGGCCGCGCTGACCCTCACACCCGCGCTGATGAAGCTGGCGATCCGCCGCGGGTACCTGGAGCCGCGGCCGTCCACCACCGCGCGGCGCTGGCGCCGCGTCGGCACGACGGTGGCACGCTGGCCCGGCCCGGTCCTGATCACCGCGCTGGCGCTGACCCTGCTCGTCGCGCTGCCGCTGCTCAGCATGCGGGTCGGCTTCAACGAACCGGCCGCCACCCCGTCCTCCACCGACTCCAACCGTGGCTATGCGAGCGCCGACCGGCATTTCGCGGCCAACGCTCTGCTGCCCGATGTGGTCGCCGTCCAGGCCGACCACGACCTGCGCAACCCGGCCGGACTGATCGCCATCGAGCGCATCACCCGCCACATCATGGCCGTCCCGGGTGTGCGGGCGGTGCAGTCCGCCAGCCGGCCCGACGGGAAGGTGCCCGAACAGGCCACCCTGAGCTACCAGGCCGGCGTCCTCGGCCGCCAGTTCGGCGACACGATGGATTCGCTGACCCAGCGCCTCAAGCGGGTTTCCGAGCTGGACGGCGCGCTGGCGCAGACCCAGCTCGCGGTCGACGGGTTGGGCGACGGATTGCGCGGAGGCAGTACCGGATTGGCAGACGTGTCCGGCGCCGCGCAGGACATGCGGGCCGGGATGGACGGGCTGCAGCGCAACGTCACGACGGTGTCGGGCTACCTCGACCCATTGCGCGACTTCGTCGGCCGGACACCCGATTGCGCGACCAATCCCATCTGCTCGACGGTGGACCGCGTGCTGGTGCCCGTCGACAGCCTGGTGCAGACGTCGGCGCTCCTGGGTTCGGGCACCGCGAAGCTCACCGCCGGGTCGAGCACGGCCGCCACCGCGATGGCCACCCTGCCACACAGCGTGTCGTCGATGAAAGACGCGTTGGGGCGGGCGCGTTCGGCGACGCGTGACCTGCTGAGCCTGTCCGACACGCTCGGGCCGCAAATGCACCAGTTGACCGACTACCTGAACGAGATTGCGACGCAGTTTCAGGGCAGCGCCGCCGCGGACTTCTACATGCCGCAGCGGGCGCTGACCGACCCTCGGTACACCACCGCGCTGCGCCACCTGATCTCCGAGAACGGCCGCGCCGCTTACCTGTTGGTCTACGGCGACGGCTCGGAGTGGGGTGCCGACGGCGCCCGGCGGGCCGACCAGGTGCGCGCCGCGATCAAGGAGGCCACCAAGGAGGGCACCCTGACACCGACCGAGGTCGACCTCGCCGGGGTGGGCCCGGTGACCGCCGACCTGCAACGCTTTGTCGCCGAGGACACCGAGCTGTTGGTGGGCGCCGCGCTGGTCCTCATCTTCCTGATCGTCACCGCCATGTTGCGCAGCCCGGTCGCGGGATTGGTCGTCGTCGGGACCGTCGTCACCTCGTACGCTTCGGCCGTCGGTGCCAGCGTGCTGATTTGGCAGCATCTGCTGCATCACGACCTGCACTGGGCCGTGGCGCCGATCGCCTTCATCGCGCTGATCGCCGTCGGCGCGGATTACAACCTGCTGCTGGCGCTGCGCATCAAACAGGAAGCGGTGGCCGGTCTGAAGACCGGCATCATCCGGGCCTTCGGCGCAACCGGCGGGGTGGTCACCGTCGCCGGCGTTATCTTCGGGCTGACCATGCTGGCGCTGCTGAGTAGCAGCGTGCTCAGCATCGCCCAGATCGGCACCACGATCGCCGTCGGGTTGTTGCTCGACACCCTCGTGGTGCGGGCCTTCGTCGTGCCGTCCATCGTGGCGCTGCTGGGCCGCTGGTTCTGGTGGCCGAACCCGCTGCCCCGCCGGGTCGTCACGCCGGCGCTGAAAACGGCTGAGCCGCAACTGGTTACTGCTGCGGCGGTGTGA
- a CDS encoding sensor histidine kinase, whose amino-acid sequence MLHAAANRLREHLRRRGELIPVGLTWAALISVDAALVLGGVIGTLQRPAADLPVSLTAFAIALSPSFAFIVFNMKMTPGPLWATWLASSALTMFGTSAPIHADFAPALLVLMVLVVATLASVLGGLLAAASAAVLLLAASALHRLDTVVLYLGFIAVGWLLGYLMRTQRLLLAEQIAAQEMLAEHAAADERRRIAREVHDVIAHSLSITLLHVTGARRALQQDRDVDDAVEALEQAERLGRQAMADIRRTVGLLDNWPTKSAQTTPEPGIDDIAALVDGFQRAGLAVGLCVEGPTDHVSAALGLALYRITQESLANIAKHAPESKAGVVLDISPVSARLAITNLLPAAVMAAPSPEGRGLRGMRQRVELLGGAIDAGPTRDGWSVCAEIPLQEGDTAWRPWWCKA is encoded by the coding sequence ATGTTGCACGCCGCAGCGAATCGCCTGCGGGAACACCTTCGCCGGCGCGGCGAGCTGATTCCCGTCGGTCTCACCTGGGCGGCGCTGATCTCCGTCGACGCCGCCCTCGTGCTCGGCGGCGTGATCGGGACGTTGCAGCGACCCGCCGCGGACCTGCCCGTGTCGCTGACCGCGTTCGCCATAGCCCTGTCGCCCTCGTTCGCGTTCATCGTCTTCAACATGAAGATGACCCCGGGGCCGTTGTGGGCGACCTGGTTGGCCTCCTCCGCGCTGACCATGTTCGGTACGTCGGCGCCGATCCACGCCGATTTCGCACCGGCGCTACTCGTCCTGATGGTCTTGGTCGTCGCGACATTGGCCTCGGTGCTGGGCGGCCTGCTTGCGGCGGCGTCGGCTGCGGTGCTATTGCTTGCCGCGTCCGCGCTGCACCGGCTCGACACGGTGGTGCTGTATCTGGGCTTTATCGCGGTGGGCTGGCTGCTCGGTTACCTGATGCGCACCCAGCGGCTGCTGTTGGCCGAGCAGATCGCGGCGCAGGAGATGCTGGCCGAACACGCCGCCGCCGACGAACGGCGGCGCATCGCCCGCGAGGTGCACGACGTCATCGCCCATTCGTTGAGCATCACCCTGCTGCACGTGACCGGCGCCCGGCGCGCACTGCAGCAGGACCGCGACGTCGATGACGCGGTCGAGGCGCTTGAACAGGCCGAACGGCTGGGCCGCCAGGCGATGGCCGACATCCGGCGTACGGTCGGGCTGCTCGACAACTGGCCCACCAAGTCCGCGCAGACCACGCCCGAACCCGGAATCGACGACATCGCAGCCCTTGTCGACGGGTTCCAGCGGGCCGGCCTGGCCGTCGGGCTGTGCGTCGAGGGACCCACCGACCACGTGTCGGCCGCGCTAGGCCTCGCGCTGTACCGCATCACCCAGGAGTCGCTGGCCAACATCGCCAAGCACGCGCCGGAGTCGAAAGCCGGTGTGGTGTTGGATATTTCGCCGGTCTCGGCGCGGCTGGCCATCACCAATCTGCTCCCCGCGGCGGTGATGGCCGCGCCATCGCCCGAAGGCCGCGGCTTGCGCGGCATGCGCCAGCGCGTCGAGCTGCTCGGCGGGGCCATCGACGCCGGCCCCACCCGCGACGGCTGGTCGGTGTGCGCCGAAATCCCACTGCAGGAAGGCGATACGGCCTGGCGCCCATGGTGGTGCAAGGCATGA
- the eccB gene encoding type VII secretion protein EccB, with amino-acid sequence MPLSLSNRDQNSGHLFYNRRLRAATTRFSVRMKHDDRKQTAALVLSVLLVAIASGWMLLLNVLKPTGIVGDSAIIGDRDSGALYAKIDGRLYPVLNLTSARLATGTANQPTWVKPAEIAKYPTGPLVGIPGAPAAMPVHRGATSAWAVCDTAGRPRSPERPVVTSIAGVLDGFDRATPLSDDAGVLVTFEGNTFVIWGGKRSQIDPTNRAITLSLGLDPGVTLPVEISRALYDALPATEPLGVPAVPLAGTPSTWVSGSQVGAVLQAQTASGGKQFYVLLPDGVQKVTSFVADLLRSANSYGATAPRVVTPDVLVNIPEVSSLAVDYYPTKRLNFIDTAADPTTCVGWEKGSTDPQARVVVYNGRGLPTPSYLDNRIVHLVRDDRDPASVVANQVLVLPGAANFVTSTSGVVTSDSRESLFWVSDNGVRFGITNDDTTLRALGLDPGSAVQAPWPLLRTFAAGPALSREAALLARDTVPALGKVAVVTTSAKPGG; translated from the coding sequence GGCACCTGTTCTACAACCGTCGGTTGCGCGCGGCGACCACCCGCTTCTCGGTCCGCATGAAACACGACGACCGCAAGCAGACCGCCGCGCTGGTGTTGTCGGTCCTCCTGGTGGCCATCGCTAGCGGCTGGATGCTGCTGCTGAATGTGCTGAAACCGACTGGCATCGTGGGTGATTCGGCGATCATCGGCGACCGCGATTCCGGGGCGCTCTACGCGAAGATCGACGGCCGGCTCTACCCGGTGCTGAATTTGACGTCCGCGCGGCTGGCGACCGGCACGGCGAATCAGCCGACATGGGTGAAGCCCGCTGAGATAGCGAAGTATCCGACCGGCCCGCTGGTCGGCATCCCGGGTGCGCCGGCGGCGATGCCCGTCCATCGGGGTGCGACGTCGGCGTGGGCGGTGTGCGACACGGCCGGGCGACCCCGCAGCCCCGAACGGCCGGTGGTGACCTCGATCGCCGGCGTGCTCGACGGCTTCGACCGCGCCACACCGCTCAGCGACGACGCCGGGGTGCTGGTCACCTTCGAAGGCAACACCTTCGTGATCTGGGGCGGCAAGCGCTCGCAGATCGACCCGACGAACAGGGCGATCACGCTGAGCCTCGGACTCGACCCGGGAGTCACACTGCCGGTGGAGATTTCACGGGCCCTCTACGACGCGCTGCCCGCCACCGAACCGCTCGGCGTCCCCGCGGTGCCCCTGGCGGGCACGCCGTCGACGTGGGTGTCGGGCTCACAGGTGGGCGCGGTGTTGCAGGCCCAGACCGCCAGCGGCGGCAAGCAGTTCTATGTGCTGTTGCCCGACGGCGTCCAAAAAGTCACCAGCTTCGTCGCCGACCTGTTGCGCAGCGCCAACTCCTACGGCGCGACGGCGCCCCGCGTGGTGACGCCCGACGTGTTGGTCAACATCCCCGAGGTGTCCTCGCTCGCGGTGGACTACTACCCGACCAAGCGCCTGAATTTCATTGACACGGCGGCCGATCCGACCACCTGCGTGGGGTGGGAGAAGGGCTCGACGGACCCGCAGGCTCGCGTCGTGGTATACAACGGGCGCGGATTGCCCACGCCGTCGTACCTGGACAACCGGATCGTGCACCTGGTGCGTGACGACCGCGACCCGGCCTCGGTGGTCGCCAACCAGGTGCTGGTGTTGCCGGGCGCGGCGAATTTCGTGACGTCGACCAGCGGCGTGGTCACCTCCGACTCCCGGGAATCGTTGTTCTGGGTTTCCGACAACGGGGTGCGGTTCGGCATCACCAACGACGACACGACGTTGCGCGCGCTCGGGCTCGACCCGGGTTCGGCGGTGCAGGCGCCCTGGCCGCTGCTGCGGACGTTCGCCGCGGGCCCGGCACTGTCAAGGGAGGCAGCGCTTTTGGCGCGGGACACCGTCCCGGCGCTCGGCAAGGTGGCTGTGGTGACGACATCGGCGAAGCCGGGAGGCTAG
- a CDS encoding response regulator transcription factor — protein MVVQGMIPDHSATPEITVLLVDDQDLVRSGLRRILRRKDGFVVVAECADGDEVPAAVAEHRPDVVVMDLRMRRVDGIEATRRLGGRPPVLVLTTFNEDELLSGALRAGAAGFVLKDSSAEELIRAVRAVARGDSYLDPAVTSRVLTTYRKAAPGPRGTAIGELTTRELDVLTLIGQGLSNTEIADRLCISGVTVKSHIGRIFGKLDLRDRAAAIVYAYDNGIVAPR, from the coding sequence ATGGTGGTGCAAGGCATGATCCCGGATCACTCGGCGACGCCCGAGATCACCGTGCTGCTCGTCGACGATCAGGACCTGGTGCGGTCGGGCCTGCGCCGGATCCTGCGCCGCAAGGACGGTTTCGTCGTCGTCGCGGAATGCGCCGACGGCGACGAGGTGCCCGCGGCGGTGGCCGAGCACCGGCCCGACGTCGTCGTGATGGATCTGCGGATGCGCCGCGTCGACGGCATCGAGGCGACGCGCAGGCTCGGCGGGCGGCCGCCGGTGCTCGTGTTGACCACCTTCAACGAGGATGAGCTGTTGTCGGGGGCGCTGCGCGCCGGCGCGGCCGGCTTCGTGCTCAAGGACTCGTCGGCCGAGGAGCTGATCCGCGCGGTACGCGCGGTCGCGCGGGGCGACAGCTATCTCGATCCCGCGGTGACCTCGCGCGTGCTGACCACGTACCGTAAGGCCGCTCCCGGCCCGCGCGGCACCGCGATCGGCGAGTTGACCACCCGCGAGCTCGACGTGCTGACGTTGATCGGTCAGGGCCTGTCGAACACGGAAATCGCCGATCGACTGTGCATCTCCGGCGTCACGGTCAAGAGCCACATCGGGCGGATCTTCGGGAAGCTCGACCTGCGCGACCGGGCCGCCGCGATCGTCTACGCGTACGACAACGGCATCGTCGCGCCGCGCTGA
- a CDS encoding type VII secretion protein EccC, with product MSKKAFPINRVKIEPPKPVRVAPSAPIALPEREPRNIWVMIGVPALIVALIGTIVMLYVSGVRSLTTGFFPLMGIGAFSMLAFSGRFGRARKITWGEMEKGRRRYLRDLDSNRDEIQTAVCAQREWQNSVHSDPRGLGAIIGGPRMWERGRGDADFLEVRLGTGVQHAPDSVLSVTWPDIASDEELEPVTGQALRDFILEQRKIRDIAKVVNLRSAPGFSFVGEDLDRLRSLMRSVLCSLAVFHNPRDVKLLVVTRNPEVWSWIVWLPHNLHDELFDACGFRRLVFATPEELEETLGAELHMKGKRGAWTPLAAASPTAMGSTLETGTDTVDLGPHLVIVDDNTGSPDAWESVVGQVGKAGITLLRIASRIGTGVGFADDQVFDLSERHSSPGGSPNGQVTLHRNGSDADGEDNRPAPLLRVRNKFFAHADQLSVHRAYRYARAMARWSPTSRSEIADSVSGATELLRALGISDPRDLDVDRLWAERRGRGDERWCEVPVGAKPNGELQNITIRAKDFGGFGFHSVVIGTSGSGKSEFFLSLVYGIALTHSPETFNVIFVDMKFESAAQDILGIPHVVAALSNLGKDERHLAERMRRVIDGEIKQRYELFTSVGARDANDYEEIRLAGRDLPPVPVLLVIVDEYLELFANHEKWINLIIHIGQEGRGANVFFMLGGQRLDLSSLQKVKSNIAFRIALRAESGDDSREVIGSDAAYHLPSKENGFGLLKVGPRDLEPFRCFYLSAPFVVPKTKEVATTVDMTLTKPRLYNWQFQPLDASDATALEAAAAVDAEPDEFLYYDDGFKRKKIVDVLRESLHSVPHRSPRRPWLEPLEEPESIDALVAGYRGKPWHVDYGQNSGLMFPVGVMDIPEESKQIVHAVDALRSNVIVVGAKQRGKTTTLMTLMCSAAAMYSPSRVTFFCIGGATLAQAASLPHVTDIVSPKDAEGIERILSSMDALIDAREDSFRRLKIDLDGFRERRFAPGSDGLGGTDANDPFGDVFVVVDDYDDLYSKDTVLGDRIISLSSRGPEYGVHVMCSAGGWIHGQRQSLLQNATARIQLRLADPSESQMGHSSLESRDAARRTLNRPGFGLTDSLHELRVGVPALTDPATGAMVSIVDVGARIADVAGVTKHATLQRLPQRAALKAILEYEAAHPSVDDLSISFAIGERHELGPVPIKLRESPGLMILGRQGCGKTMSLVAIGEAIMNRFSPEEAQLTLIDPKTAPHGLRDLHGPGYVSAYAYDQDEIDEVITALAQQVLLPRLPPKGLSQEELRALKPWEGPRHFVLIDDIQDLRPDQSYPPKPPVGAALWKLMERARQIGLHVFTTRNSANWATLQMDPWMRFQNSAKVAQLYMDNDPQNRINRNVRAQTLPPGRGLLVSVDGDVEGVLVGLPSTVTPPQQ from the coding sequence ATGTCCAAGAAAGCGTTCCCCATCAACCGCGTCAAGATCGAGCCGCCGAAACCGGTTCGGGTCGCACCCAGTGCGCCGATCGCGCTGCCGGAACGCGAGCCGCGCAACATCTGGGTGATGATCGGTGTGCCGGCGCTGATCGTCGCGCTGATCGGCACCATTGTCATGCTCTACGTGTCGGGCGTGCGCAGCCTGACCACCGGCTTCTTCCCGCTGATGGGCATCGGTGCCTTCAGCATGCTGGCTTTCTCCGGCCGCTTCGGCCGCGCCCGCAAGATCACCTGGGGCGAAATGGAAAAGGGCCGTCGCCGCTACCTGCGTGACCTGGACAGCAACCGCGACGAGATCCAGACCGCGGTGTGCGCGCAGCGCGAATGGCAGAACTCCGTGCACTCCGACCCGCGCGGGCTCGGCGCCATCATCGGCGGGCCGCGGATGTGGGAGCGCGGGCGCGGCGACGCGGACTTCCTGGAGGTGCGGCTCGGCACGGGCGTGCAGCACGCACCGGACTCGGTGCTGTCGGTGACCTGGCCCGACATCGCCTCCGATGAGGAGCTCGAGCCCGTCACCGGGCAGGCACTGCGCGATTTCATCTTGGAGCAGCGCAAGATTCGCGATATCGCCAAGGTGGTCAACCTGCGCTCGGCGCCCGGGTTCAGCTTCGTCGGCGAGGACCTCGACCGGCTGCGGTCGCTGATGCGCTCGGTGTTGTGCTCCCTCGCGGTCTTCCACAACCCGCGCGACGTGAAGCTGTTGGTGGTGACCCGCAACCCCGAGGTGTGGTCGTGGATCGTTTGGCTGCCGCACAACCTGCACGACGAACTCTTCGACGCCTGCGGTTTCCGGCGCCTGGTCTTCGCCACACCCGAGGAACTCGAAGAGACCCTCGGCGCCGAACTACACATGAAGGGCAAGCGGGGCGCCTGGACGCCGTTGGCGGCGGCCAGCCCCACCGCGATGGGCTCCACCCTGGAAACCGGTACCGACACCGTCGATCTGGGCCCGCACCTGGTGATCGTCGACGACAACACCGGCAGCCCCGACGCGTGGGAGAGCGTGGTCGGCCAGGTCGGCAAGGCGGGAATCACCCTGCTGCGCATCGCGTCCCGGATCGGCACCGGCGTGGGCTTCGCCGACGACCAGGTGTTCGACCTCAGCGAGCGCCACAGCTCACCCGGCGGCTCGCCCAATGGCCAAGTCACCTTGCACCGCAACGGCTCCGACGCCGACGGCGAAGACAACCGCCCGGCGCCGCTGCTGCGGGTCCGCAACAAGTTCTTCGCCCACGCCGACCAGCTGTCCGTGCACCGCGCGTATCGGTACGCGCGGGCGATGGCGCGCTGGTCACCGACCAGCCGCAGCGAGATCGCCGACTCGGTCAGCGGCGCAACCGAACTGCTGCGCGCCCTGGGCATCAGCGACCCCCGCGACCTGGACGTCGACCGGCTGTGGGCCGAACGTCGCGGCCGCGGTGACGAGCGCTGGTGCGAGGTCCCGGTCGGCGCCAAACCCAACGGCGAACTGCAGAACATCACCATCCGCGCCAAGGACTTCGGCGGCTTCGGGTTCCACTCCGTGGTCATCGGAACCAGTGGTTCGGGTAAGTCGGAGTTCTTCCTGTCCCTGGTCTACGGCATCGCGCTGACCCACTCCCCGGAAACGTTCAACGTGATCTTCGTCGACATGAAGTTCGAGTCGGCGGCCCAAGACATCCTGGGCATCCCGCACGTGGTGGCCGCGCTGTCCAACCTCGGCAAGGACGAACGACACCTGGCCGAGCGGATGCGCAGGGTCATCGACGGCGAGATCAAGCAGCGCTACGAGTTGTTCACCTCGGTGGGTGCCCGGGACGCCAACGACTACGAGGAGATCCGGCTGGCCGGCCGCGATCTGCCGCCGGTGCCGGTACTGCTCGTCATCGTCGACGAGTACCTGGAACTGTTCGCCAACCACGAGAAGTGGATCAACCTCATCATCCACATCGGCCAGGAGGGCCGCGGCGCCAACGTCTTCTTCATGTTGGGTGGGCAGCGGCTGGACCTGTCCTCGCTGCAAAAGGTGAAGTCCAACATCGCCTTCCGCATCGCGCTGCGCGCCGAGTCCGGTGACGACAGCCGCGAGGTGATCGGCTCGGACGCCGCCTACCATCTGCCGTCCAAGGAAAACGGCTTCGGTCTGCTCAAGGTGGGGCCCCGCGACCTGGAGCCGTTCCGGTGCTTCTACCTGTCGGCCCCGTTCGTGGTGCCGAAGACCAAGGAGGTCGCCACCACCGTCGACATGACGCTGACCAAGCCGCGGCTGTACAACTGGCAGTTCCAGCCGCTGGACGCCTCGGACGCCACCGCATTGGAGGCCGCGGCGGCCGTCGACGCCGAGCCCGACGAATTCCTTTACTACGACGACGGTTTCAAGCGCAAGAAGATCGTCGACGTGCTGCGGGAGTCGCTGCACAGCGTGCCGCACCGCTCACCGCGCCGGCCGTGGCTGGAGCCGCTGGAGGAGCCCGAGTCCATCGACGCCCTGGTCGCCGGATACCGCGGCAAGCCCTGGCACGTCGACTATGGGCAAAACTCCGGCCTGATGTTCCCGGTCGGTGTCATGGACATTCCGGAAGAGTCCAAGCAGATCGTGCATGCGGTGGATGCGTTGCGCAGCAACGTGATCGTGGTGGGGGCCAAGCAGCGCGGCAAGACCACCACGCTGATGACGCTGATGTGTTCGGCGGCCGCGATGTACAGCCCGTCGCGCGTGACGTTCTTCTGCATCGGCGGGGCTACCCTCGCCCAGGCCGCCTCGCTGCCGCACGTCACCGACATCGTGTCGCCCAAGGACGCCGAGGGCATCGAGCGGATCCTGAGCAGCATGGACGCCTTGATCGATGCGCGGGAGGATTCGTTCCGGCGCCTCAAGATCGACCTCGACGGCTTCCGTGAACGACGGTTCGCGCCGGGCAGCGACGGCCTGGGCGGCACCGACGCCAACGACCCGTTCGGCGACGTCTTCGTGGTGGTCGACGACTACGACGACCTGTACTCGAAGGACACCGTGCTCGGTGACCGCATCATCTCGTTGAGCAGTCGTGGGCCCGAATACGGGGTGCACGTGATGTGCAGCGCCGGCGGCTGGATTCACGGGCAGCGGCAGAGCCTGCTGCAAAACGCCACGGCGCGAATCCAATTGCGATTGGCCGATCCCAGCGAGAGCCAGATGGGCCACTCGTCGCTCGAATCGCGCGACGCCGCGCGGCGAACACTGAACCGGCCCGGCTTCGGCCTGACCGACAGCCTGCACGAGCTGCGCGTGGGCGTGCCGGCGCTGACCGACCCGGCCACCGGTGCGATGGTCAGCATCGTCGACGTCGGCGCGCGCATCGCGGACGTCGCCGGCGTGACCAAACACGCCACCCTGCAGCGACTCCCGCAGCGGGCCGCGCTGAAGGCGATCCTGGAGTACGAGGCCGCGCACCCCAGCGTCGACGACCTCTCGATCAGCTTCGCGATCGGCGAGCGGCACGAACTGGGCCCGGTGCCGATCAAGCTGCGCGAGAGCCCCGGATTGATGATCTTGGGACGGCAGGGCTGCGGAAAGACCATGTCGCTGGTCGCCATTGGTGAGGCGATCATGAACCGGTTCAGTCCCGAAGAGGCGCAGCTGACGCTGATCGACCCCAAGACCGCGCCGCACGGTCTGCGCGACCTGCACGGGCCCGGCTACGTGAGCGCCTACGCCTATGACCAGGACGAGATCGACGAGGTGATCACCGCGCTGGCACAGCAGGTCCTGCTGCCGCGGCTGCCTCCGAAAGGCCTGAGCCAGGAGGAGTTGCGCGCGCTCAAGCCGTGGGAGGGCCCGCGACACTTCGTGCTCATCGACGACATCCAGGACCTGCGTCCGGACCAGAGCTACCCGCCCAAGCCGCCGGTGGGCGCGGCGCTGTGGAAGCTGATGGAGCGTGCGCGGCAGATCGGCCTGCACGTCTTCACCACCCGCAACAGCGCGAACTGGGCGACGCTGCAGATGGATCCGTGGATGCGGTTCCAGAACTCGGCGAAAGTGGCCCAGCTCTATATGGATAACGATCCGCAGAACCGGATCAACCGCAACGTGCGGGCACAGACCTTGCCGCCCGGGCGCGGCCTGCTGGTCAGCGTCGACGGCGACGTCGAAGGCGTGCTGGTCGGCCTGCCCTCGACGGTCACACCGCCGCAGCAGTAA